Proteins encoded within one genomic window of Cucumis sativus cultivar 9930 chromosome 3, Cucumber_9930_V3, whole genome shotgun sequence:
- the LOC101222070 gene encoding delta-1-pyrroline-5-carboxylate synthase isoform X2, whose translation MDPSRVFTKNARRIVVKVGTAVVTRGDGRLALGRLGALCEQLKELNSRGYEVILVTSGAVGLGRQRLRYRRLANSSFADLQNPQGDFDGKACAAVGQSSLMALYDTMFSQLDVTSSQLLVTDSVFSDTGFRQQLSETVNALLDLRVIPIFNENDAVSTRKTPYEDSSGIFWDNDSLAGLLALELKADLLVLLSDVEGLYSGPPSDPNSKLIQTFVKEKHLGQITFGAKSRVGRGGMTAKVNAAVYASCAGIPVVITSGFATDNIIKVLQGEMKGTLFHKDAHLWTLVKEVSAREMAISARESSRRLQALKSEDRRKILMDVADALEDNENMILAENSADIKAAEEAGYEKPLISRLALKPGKVKLLANSVRKLADMEEPIGRILKRSELARDLVLESVSCSLGVLLVVFESRPDALVQIASLAIRSGNGLLLKGGKEARRSNAALHKVITSAIPDTVGEKLIGLVTSREEIPDLLKLDNVIDLVIPRGSNKLVSQIKESTKIPVLGHSDGICHVYVDKSADIEMAKRIVSDAKVDYPAACNAMETLLVHEDLANNGGLIKLITELRKEGVTLYGGKRASELLKINEAHSFHHEYNSLTCTVEIVDDVFAAIDHINEHGSSHTDCIITEDQKVAEIFLNQVDSAAVFHNASTRFCDGARFGLGAEVGISTSRIHARGPVGVEGLLTTRWILRGTGQVVNGDNGVAYIHKDLALKN comes from the exons ATGGATCCTTCTCGAGTTTTTACCAAGAATGCAAGGCGTATCGTCGTCAAG GTTGGAACGGCCGTTGTTACTCGTGGAGATGGAAGGCTAGCATTGGGAAGACTTGGAGCTCTTTGTGAGCAG CTTAAGGAATTGAACTCTCGAGGGTACGAGGTTATTTTGGTAACATCAGGTGCTGTGGGTCTTGGTCGCCAAAGGCTCAGATATAGAAGATTGGCCAATAGCag CTTTGCTGATCTTCAGAATCCACAAGGTGATTTTGATGGAAAGGCATGTGCAGCTGTTGGGCAGAGTAGTCTTATGGCTCTTTATGATACAATGTTTAGCCAG CTTGATGTGACCTCTTCTCAACTTCTAGTGACAGATTCAGTTTTTAGTGATACTGGGTTTAGACAACAACTTTCTGAAACAGTTAATGCATTGTTAGATCTTAGGGTCATTCccatttttaatgaaaatgatgCAGTTAGTACTAGGAAAACTCCATATGAGGATTCTTCTGGTATCTTCTGGGACAATGACAGTTTGGCAGGTCTATTAGCTTTAGAACTCAAAGCTGATCTTCTGGTGTTACTTAGTGATGTTGAAGGCTTGTATAGTGGCCCTCCAAGTGACCCAAATTCAAAGCTAATCCAGACTTTTGTTAAAGAGAAACATTTAGGCCAAATTACATTTGGGGCCAAATCCAGAGTTGGAAGAGGCGGTATGACTGCTAAAGTCAATGCTGCTGTTTATGCTTCTTGTGCTGGCATTCCTGTTGTCATTACCAG TGGTTTTGCCACTGATAACATAATAAAAGTACTCCAAGGTGAGATGAAAGGAACTCTCTTTCACAAAGATGCCCATTTGTGGACTTTGGTTAAAGAGGTTTCTGCAAGAGAGATGGCGATTTCTGCAAGGGAAAGTTCTAGACGGCTTCAG GCTCTGAAATCTGAAGATAGGAGAAAGATATTGATGGATGTTGCTGATGCTCTTGAAGataatgaaaatatgattttggCTGAGAATTCTGCTGATATTAAAGCTGCAGAGGAGGCTGGATATGAGAAGCCTCTAATATCTCGTTTGGCTCTAAAGCCTGGAAAG GTTAAGCTTCTTGCAAACTCTGTTCGTAAACTTGCAGACATGGAAGAACCAATTGGTcgcattttaaaaagaagcgAA CTTGCTAGGGACCTTGTTTTAGAAAGTGTCTCATGTTCTTTGGGTGTTCTCCTTGTTGTTTTCGAGTCTCGGCCTGATGCTCTAGTGCAG ATAGCTTCGTTGGCAATACGAAGTGGAAATGGTCTACTTCTTAAAGGAGGAAAAGAAGCCAGACGATCAAATGCAGCTTTGCATAAG GTCATCACTTCAGCCATCCCCGATACTGTTGGCGAAAAACTTATTGGACTTGTAACATCAAGAGAAGAGATCCCTGATCTGCTCAAg CTTGATAATGTGATAGACCTTGTGATTCCAAGAGGAAGTAACAAGCTTGTGTCTCAGATTAAAGAGTCCACAAAGATTCCTGTTCTTGGCCATTCTG ATGGAATCTGTCATGTATATGTCGACAAATCGGCTGATATAGAGATGGCTAAGCGGATAGTTTCCGATGCAAAAGTAGACTATCCAGCGGCATGCAATGCAatg GAAACACTTTTGGTGCACGAAGATTTAGCAAATAATGGAGGACTTATTAAACTCATCACCGAACTGCGGAAAGAAG GTGTGACTCTATATGGAGGAAAACGTGCCAGTGAATTACTTAAGATCAATGAGGCACATTCATTCCACCATGAGTATAATTCACTGACCTGCACGGTTGAAATTGTGGATGATGTCTTTGCTGCCATTGACCATATAAATGAACATGGAAG CTCACATACCGACTGTATCATCACCGAAGATCAGAAAGTTGCTGAAATTTTCTTGAATCAAGTCGACAG TGCTGCTGTATTCCACAATGCCAGTACACGATTTTGCGATGGTGCTCGGTTTGGACTTGGAGCAGAG GTGGGAATAAGTACCAGTAGAATTCATGCTCGAGGACCAGTAGGAGTTGAAGGACTGTTGACAACAAGATG GATTTTGAGGGGAACTGGGCAAGTAGTGAATGGCGATAATGGAGTGGCTTACATCCACAAAGATCTCGCCCTGAAAAATTGA
- the LOC101222070 gene encoding delta-1-pyrroline-5-carboxylate synthase isoform X1 gives MDSIDPTRIFIRKVKRLVVKVGTAVVTRGDGRLALGRLGALCEQLKELNSRGYEVILVTSGAVGLGRQRLRYRRLANSSFADLQNPQGDFDGKACAAVGQSSLMALYDTMFSQLDVTSSQLLVTDSVFSDTGFRQQLSETVNALLDLRVIPIFNENDAVSTRKTPYEDSSGIFWDNDSLAGLLALELKADLLVLLSDVEGLYSGPPSDPNSKLIQTFVKEKHLGQITFGAKSRVGRGGMTAKVNAAVYASCAGIPVVITSGFATDNIIKVLQGEMKGTLFHKDAHLWTLVKEVSAREMAISARESSRRLQALKSEDRRKILMDVADALEDNENMILAENSADIKAAEEAGYEKPLISRLALKPGKVKLLANSVRKLADMEEPIGRILKRSELARDLVLESVSCSLGVLLVVFESRPDALVQIASLAIRSGNGLLLKGGKEARRSNAALHKVITSAIPDTVGEKLIGLVTSREEIPDLLKLDNVIDLVIPRGSNKLVSQIKESTKIPVLGHSDGICHVYVDKSADIEMAKRIVSDAKVDYPAACNAMETLLVHEDLANNGGLIKLITELRKEGVTLYGGKRASELLKINEAHSFHHEYNSLTCTVEIVDDVFAAIDHINEHGSSHTDCIITEDQKVAEIFLNQVDSAAVFHNASTRFCDGARFGLGAEVGISTSRIHARGPVGVEGLLTTRWILRGTGQVVNGDNGVAYIHKDLALKN, from the exons ATGGATTCAATTGATCCTACCAGAATTTTCATTAGAAAAGTGAAGCGTCTGGTCGTTAAG GTTGGAACGGCCGTTGTTACTCGTGGAGATGGAAGGCTAGCATTGGGAAGACTTGGAGCTCTTTGTGAGCAG CTTAAGGAATTGAACTCTCGAGGGTACGAGGTTATTTTGGTAACATCAGGTGCTGTGGGTCTTGGTCGCCAAAGGCTCAGATATAGAAGATTGGCCAATAGCag CTTTGCTGATCTTCAGAATCCACAAGGTGATTTTGATGGAAAGGCATGTGCAGCTGTTGGGCAGAGTAGTCTTATGGCTCTTTATGATACAATGTTTAGCCAG CTTGATGTGACCTCTTCTCAACTTCTAGTGACAGATTCAGTTTTTAGTGATACTGGGTTTAGACAACAACTTTCTGAAACAGTTAATGCATTGTTAGATCTTAGGGTCATTCccatttttaatgaaaatgatgCAGTTAGTACTAGGAAAACTCCATATGAGGATTCTTCTGGTATCTTCTGGGACAATGACAGTTTGGCAGGTCTATTAGCTTTAGAACTCAAAGCTGATCTTCTGGTGTTACTTAGTGATGTTGAAGGCTTGTATAGTGGCCCTCCAAGTGACCCAAATTCAAAGCTAATCCAGACTTTTGTTAAAGAGAAACATTTAGGCCAAATTACATTTGGGGCCAAATCCAGAGTTGGAAGAGGCGGTATGACTGCTAAAGTCAATGCTGCTGTTTATGCTTCTTGTGCTGGCATTCCTGTTGTCATTACCAG TGGTTTTGCCACTGATAACATAATAAAAGTACTCCAAGGTGAGATGAAAGGAACTCTCTTTCACAAAGATGCCCATTTGTGGACTTTGGTTAAAGAGGTTTCTGCAAGAGAGATGGCGATTTCTGCAAGGGAAAGTTCTAGACGGCTTCAG GCTCTGAAATCTGAAGATAGGAGAAAGATATTGATGGATGTTGCTGATGCTCTTGAAGataatgaaaatatgattttggCTGAGAATTCTGCTGATATTAAAGCTGCAGAGGAGGCTGGATATGAGAAGCCTCTAATATCTCGTTTGGCTCTAAAGCCTGGAAAG GTTAAGCTTCTTGCAAACTCTGTTCGTAAACTTGCAGACATGGAAGAACCAATTGGTcgcattttaaaaagaagcgAA CTTGCTAGGGACCTTGTTTTAGAAAGTGTCTCATGTTCTTTGGGTGTTCTCCTTGTTGTTTTCGAGTCTCGGCCTGATGCTCTAGTGCAG ATAGCTTCGTTGGCAATACGAAGTGGAAATGGTCTACTTCTTAAAGGAGGAAAAGAAGCCAGACGATCAAATGCAGCTTTGCATAAG GTCATCACTTCAGCCATCCCCGATACTGTTGGCGAAAAACTTATTGGACTTGTAACATCAAGAGAAGAGATCCCTGATCTGCTCAAg CTTGATAATGTGATAGACCTTGTGATTCCAAGAGGAAGTAACAAGCTTGTGTCTCAGATTAAAGAGTCCACAAAGATTCCTGTTCTTGGCCATTCTG ATGGAATCTGTCATGTATATGTCGACAAATCGGCTGATATAGAGATGGCTAAGCGGATAGTTTCCGATGCAAAAGTAGACTATCCAGCGGCATGCAATGCAatg GAAACACTTTTGGTGCACGAAGATTTAGCAAATAATGGAGGACTTATTAAACTCATCACCGAACTGCGGAAAGAAG GTGTGACTCTATATGGAGGAAAACGTGCCAGTGAATTACTTAAGATCAATGAGGCACATTCATTCCACCATGAGTATAATTCACTGACCTGCACGGTTGAAATTGTGGATGATGTCTTTGCTGCCATTGACCATATAAATGAACATGGAAG CTCACATACCGACTGTATCATCACCGAAGATCAGAAAGTTGCTGAAATTTTCTTGAATCAAGTCGACAG TGCTGCTGTATTCCACAATGCCAGTACACGATTTTGCGATGGTGCTCGGTTTGGACTTGGAGCAGAG GTGGGAATAAGTACCAGTAGAATTCATGCTCGAGGACCAGTAGGAGTTGAAGGACTGTTGACAACAAGATG GATTTTGAGGGGAACTGGGCAAGTAGTGAATGGCGATAATGGAGTGGCTTACATCCACAAAGATCTCGCCCTGAAAAATTGA
- the LOC101222070 gene encoding delta-1-pyrroline-5-carboxylate synthase isoform X3 — MALYDTMFSQLDVTSSQLLVTDSVFSDTGFRQQLSETVNALLDLRVIPIFNENDAVSTRKTPYEDSSGIFWDNDSLAGLLALELKADLLVLLSDVEGLYSGPPSDPNSKLIQTFVKEKHLGQITFGAKSRVGRGGMTAKVNAAVYASCAGIPVVITSGFATDNIIKVLQGEMKGTLFHKDAHLWTLVKEVSAREMAISARESSRRLQALKSEDRRKILMDVADALEDNENMILAENSADIKAAEEAGYEKPLISRLALKPGKVKLLANSVRKLADMEEPIGRILKRSELARDLVLESVSCSLGVLLVVFESRPDALVQIASLAIRSGNGLLLKGGKEARRSNAALHKVITSAIPDTVGEKLIGLVTSREEIPDLLKLDNVIDLVIPRGSNKLVSQIKESTKIPVLGHSDGICHVYVDKSADIEMAKRIVSDAKVDYPAACNAMETLLVHEDLANNGGLIKLITELRKEGVTLYGGKRASELLKINEAHSFHHEYNSLTCTVEIVDDVFAAIDHINEHGSSHTDCIITEDQKVAEIFLNQVDSAAVFHNASTRFCDGARFGLGAEVGISTSRIHARGPVGVEGLLTTRWILRGTGQVVNGDNGVAYIHKDLALKN; from the exons ATGGCTCTTTATGATACAATGTTTAGCCAG CTTGATGTGACCTCTTCTCAACTTCTAGTGACAGATTCAGTTTTTAGTGATACTGGGTTTAGACAACAACTTTCTGAAACAGTTAATGCATTGTTAGATCTTAGGGTCATTCccatttttaatgaaaatgatgCAGTTAGTACTAGGAAAACTCCATATGAGGATTCTTCTGGTATCTTCTGGGACAATGACAGTTTGGCAGGTCTATTAGCTTTAGAACTCAAAGCTGATCTTCTGGTGTTACTTAGTGATGTTGAAGGCTTGTATAGTGGCCCTCCAAGTGACCCAAATTCAAAGCTAATCCAGACTTTTGTTAAAGAGAAACATTTAGGCCAAATTACATTTGGGGCCAAATCCAGAGTTGGAAGAGGCGGTATGACTGCTAAAGTCAATGCTGCTGTTTATGCTTCTTGTGCTGGCATTCCTGTTGTCATTACCAG TGGTTTTGCCACTGATAACATAATAAAAGTACTCCAAGGTGAGATGAAAGGAACTCTCTTTCACAAAGATGCCCATTTGTGGACTTTGGTTAAAGAGGTTTCTGCAAGAGAGATGGCGATTTCTGCAAGGGAAAGTTCTAGACGGCTTCAG GCTCTGAAATCTGAAGATAGGAGAAAGATATTGATGGATGTTGCTGATGCTCTTGAAGataatgaaaatatgattttggCTGAGAATTCTGCTGATATTAAAGCTGCAGAGGAGGCTGGATATGAGAAGCCTCTAATATCTCGTTTGGCTCTAAAGCCTGGAAAG GTTAAGCTTCTTGCAAACTCTGTTCGTAAACTTGCAGACATGGAAGAACCAATTGGTcgcattttaaaaagaagcgAA CTTGCTAGGGACCTTGTTTTAGAAAGTGTCTCATGTTCTTTGGGTGTTCTCCTTGTTGTTTTCGAGTCTCGGCCTGATGCTCTAGTGCAG ATAGCTTCGTTGGCAATACGAAGTGGAAATGGTCTACTTCTTAAAGGAGGAAAAGAAGCCAGACGATCAAATGCAGCTTTGCATAAG GTCATCACTTCAGCCATCCCCGATACTGTTGGCGAAAAACTTATTGGACTTGTAACATCAAGAGAAGAGATCCCTGATCTGCTCAAg CTTGATAATGTGATAGACCTTGTGATTCCAAGAGGAAGTAACAAGCTTGTGTCTCAGATTAAAGAGTCCACAAAGATTCCTGTTCTTGGCCATTCTG ATGGAATCTGTCATGTATATGTCGACAAATCGGCTGATATAGAGATGGCTAAGCGGATAGTTTCCGATGCAAAAGTAGACTATCCAGCGGCATGCAATGCAatg GAAACACTTTTGGTGCACGAAGATTTAGCAAATAATGGAGGACTTATTAAACTCATCACCGAACTGCGGAAAGAAG GTGTGACTCTATATGGAGGAAAACGTGCCAGTGAATTACTTAAGATCAATGAGGCACATTCATTCCACCATGAGTATAATTCACTGACCTGCACGGTTGAAATTGTGGATGATGTCTTTGCTGCCATTGACCATATAAATGAACATGGAAG CTCACATACCGACTGTATCATCACCGAAGATCAGAAAGTTGCTGAAATTTTCTTGAATCAAGTCGACAG TGCTGCTGTATTCCACAATGCCAGTACACGATTTTGCGATGGTGCTCGGTTTGGACTTGGAGCAGAG GTGGGAATAAGTACCAGTAGAATTCATGCTCGAGGACCAGTAGGAGTTGAAGGACTGTTGACAACAAGATG GATTTTGAGGGGAACTGGGCAAGTAGTGAATGGCGATAATGGAGTGGCTTACATCCACAAAGATCTCGCCCTGAAAAATTGA
- the LOC101203710 gene encoding transcription factor EMB1444 has translation METLSLNHLLKSLCTHSQWIYAVFWKINYQTPPILAWEDGYCNYSKLEKHVGNIEYRMIREADQHATSYYGTNTYDGDSGSCSVEPAVADMFCLQYALGEGTVGSAASSGNHSWVFLEDIFARNLSSASIYEGPTEWIIQYASGIKTILLVPLLPFGVLQLGSLQMVTENLSVVAYIKDRFNDINFVDGDACASVVPRPFESLDEQTNFTTYMLEAENHGAIHDIKPPVSTFNQCVTIQDVLTVSRRIRPETLHCEKGHKSDIHRTNMEELFAPLYQSVSTGEVEFSDFISLESLLPLGSQLRNHETGLFESNPHIFHSYSLDNVVGQQSGHNLATKKEYGIADNFFSFPDDCELQKALGPVLLAQKHTNEFSYDPSSTVKDNTSSMLCSRDLKEGDIEHLLEAMISAEDISDDTFSNNTINARIADLVAKPCLSTNTYQSESSTIVVNDPALWNIPESTTTATGRKNLTSLSTSNSLVVNEREERDRDMAQHRKGMKRSNSSRQIKVTSNTRQRPRDRQLIQDRIKELRQIVPNGGKCSIDGLLEKTIKHMLYLQRVTDRAEKLKQLAQQEDFDSENCTDLENEGVQPNGTSWTWAFDIGSELQVCPIVVEDLEYQGHMLIKMLCNDMGLFLEITQIIRNLDLTILKGVIERHSNNSWAYFIVEAPRGFHRMDVFWPLMHLLQRKRNPISCKI, from the exons ATGGAAACTTTGTCTCTCAATCATCTCTTGAAAAGTCTTTGCACTCATTCACAATGGATTTATGCTGTCTTTTGGAAGATTAATTATCAAACTCCACC GATATTGGCTTGGGAAGATGGGTATtgcaattattcaaaattggaaaaaCATGTCGGAAACATAGAGTATAGAATGATAAGAGAGGCCGATCAACATGCTACTTCATACTATGGAACAAATACGTATGATGGCGATTCTGGAAGTTGTTCAGTTGAACCAGCAGTGGCTGATATGTTTTGCCTTCAATATGCCCTGGGAGAAGG GACTGTGGGAAGCGCGGCAAGTTCAGGAAATCATAGTTGGGTTTTTCTTGAAGATATTTTTGCTAGGAATTTATCATCTGCTTCTATTTATGAG GGCCCTACTGAATGGATAATTCAATATGCATCTGGTATCAAG ACTATTCTATTGGTGCCCCTTCTTCCTTTTGGAGTGTTGCAGCTTGGCTCTTTGCAAATG GTTACCGAAAATTTATCAGTGGTTGCTTATATCAAAGACAGATTCAATGACATTAACTTTGTGGATGGAGATGCCTGTGCATCAGTTGTCCCTAGGCCCTTTGAGAGCTTGGATGAGCAAACAAACTTTACCACTTATATGCTGGAGGCTGAAAATCATGGGGCTATTCATGATATTAAGCCACCAGTGTCGACTTTTAATCAGTGTGTAACCATTCAAGATGTGCTGACCGTATCTAGAAGAATTAGGCCCGAGACTCTTCACTGTGAAAAAGGACATAAAAGTGACATTCACAGGACTAATATGGAAGAACTATTTGCTCCACTTTATCAATCTGTTAGTACTGGTGAAGTGGAATTTTCCGATTTTATTTCTCTGGAATCATTGCTTCCTCTTGGCAGTCAGTTGAGAAACCACGAGACTGGATTGTTTGAGAGTAACCCCCACATTTTTCACTCTTATTCTCTGGACAATGTAGTTGGACAACAATCTGGACATAATCTTGCGACTAAGAAAGAATATGGCATTGCAGACAATTTCTTTAGCTTTCCTGATGACTGTGAACTACAGAAAGCACTAGGACCAGTACTTCTTGCACAGAAACATACTAATGAGTTCTCGTACGATCCATCTAGTACAGTCAAAGACAATACCTCAAGTATGTTGTGCAGTCGAGATTTAAAGGAAGGTGATATTGAGCATCTCCTGGAAGCTATGATAAGTGCAGAGGATATTTCAGATGATACTTTTTCGAATAACACAATCAATGCCAGAATTGCCGACTTGGTAGCAAAACCGTGTCTTTCTACTAACACATATCAATCTGAATCAAGCACAATAGTGGTGAATGATCCAGCCCTTTGGAATATTCCTGAATCCACAACGACTGCAACCGGCAGGAAGAATTTAACTAGTTTGTCTACATCAAATTCTCTAGTTGTTAACGAGCGGGAAGAACGTGACCGTGACATGGCTCAGCATAGGAAAGGGATGAAACGTTCCAATTCAAGCCGACAGATCAAAGTTACGTCTAATACAAGACAAAGACCGAGGGATAGACAATTGATCCAGGATCGTATCAAAGAGTTACGACAAATTGTCCCAAATGGTGGTAAG TGTAGCATTGACGGTCTCTTAGAGAAAACTATAAAGCACATGCTATACTTACAACGAGTAACTGACCGAGCTGAGAAACTAAAGCAACTAGCCCAACAAGAG GATTTTGATTCTGAGAATTGCACTGATCTTGAAAATGAGGGTGTTCAACCAAATGGGACTAGTTGGACATGGGCGTTTGATATTGGGAGTGAACTTCAAGTTTGCCCCATAGTTGTAGAGGATCTGGAATACCAGGGACACATGCTTATAAAG ATGCTATGCAATGACATGGGACTGTTCTTAGAGATCACTCAAATAATTCGAAATTTGGATTTAACAATATTGAAGGGTGTGATCGAACGCCATTCAAACAACTCGTGGGCTTATTTCATCGTTGAG GCTCCAAGGGGCTTTCATAGAATGGATGTTTTCTGGCCTCTAATGCATCTGCTCCAGCGCAAAAGAAATCCTATTTCATGCAAGATCTGA
- the LOC101206201 gene encoding tropinone reductase homolog has translation MANIRNQRWSLKGMTALVTGGSRGIGRATVEELAEFGARVHTCCRSQEDLDKCLKEWEAMGFKVSGSVCDVQSKEQRKKLMETVSSLFNGTLNILVNNAGRTLSSLKSTVEVTEEDISSVMSTNFESSFHFSQLAYPLLKASGNGSIVFISSVSGLTALPFSTPYAASKAAINQITKNLACEWAKDNIRTNAVAPWIIKTRLVERSNDDPMHVKGIEQLLSVTPLKRAGEPHEVSSMVVFLCLPAASYITGQLFVIDGGHTVKAYPIPDL, from the exons ATGGCCAACATTAGAAACCAAAGATGGTCACTCAAGGGGATGACCGCTCTCGTCACCGGCGGAAGCCGCGGCATCGG aCGAGCCACGGTGGAAGAACTTGCAGAATTCGGGGCCAGGGTTCACACATGCTGTCGAAGCCAAGAAGATTTAGACAAATGTTTGAAAGAATGGGAAGCAATGGGCTTCAAAGTGAGTGGCTCTGTATGCGATGTCCAAAGCAAAGAACAGAGGAAGAAGCTGATGGAAACCGTTTCCTCACTCTTCAATGGGACCCTAAACATTCTG GTGAATAATGCTGGGAGAACGTTGTCGTCGTTGAAGTCGACGGTAGAAGTAACAGAGGAAGATATTTCAAGTGTAATGAGTACAAATTTTGAGTCGTCGTTCCATTTTAGCCAACTTGCATATCCATTACTAAAGGCTTCTGGTAATGGAAGCATTGTGTTCATATCCTCTGTTTCAGGCTTAACGGCCCTTCCTTTCTCTACTCCATATGCTGCTTCTAAAG CTGCCATAAATCAAATCACAAAGAACTTGGCATGTGAATGGGCAAAAGATAACATCCGTACAAACGCAGTGGCTCCATGGATCATCAAAACTCGCCTTGTCGAGCGTTCCAAT gaTGATCCAATGCATGTAAAAGGAATAGAGCAACTATTGTCAGTAACGCCTCTTAAACGGGCAGGGGAACCACATGAAGTTTCGTCAATGGTTGTTTTCCTTTGTCTTCCAGCTGCGTCTTATATTACTGGAcaactttttgttattgatgGAGGCCACACTGTCAAGGCTTACCCCATACCCGATCTCTGA
- the LOC101205728 gene encoding tropinone reductase homolog, translating to MSSPLQRWSLNGFTALVTGGTRGIGYAIVEELASLGASVHTCSRNQTEIDQRLQEWQQKGFKVTASVCDLTSSSQRQQLIDTVSSIFNGTLNILVNNAGTVTMKTATEYTTEDYNYMMSTNFEAPYHLSQISHPILKASGYGSIVFVSSIAGVTALPRISIYAATKGAINQITKNLACEWAKDNIRINTVAPWGVRTTISTPDAAAVEEYGRLIGRTPAGRLGEPEEISSVVAFLCLPAASYVSGQIICVDGGYTAGGW from the exons ATGAGTTCCCCACTTCAAAGATGGTCTCTCAATGGCTTCACTGCTCTCGTTACTGGCGGAACTCGAGGCATTGG ATACGCCATAGTTGAAGAACTTGCTTCACTTGGTGCATCCGTACACACTTGTTCACGTAACCAAACAGAGATTGACCAAAGGCTTCAGGAATGGCAACAAAAAGGCTTCAAAGTTACTGCCTCTGTTTGTGATCTCACTTCATCTTCTCAGCGTCAGCAACTCATTGACACTGTTTCTTCCATCTTCAATGGAACCCTTAACATCCTT gTCAACAACGCAGGGACAGTGACAATGAAAACAGCAACAGAGTACACAACTGAGGATTACAATTACATGATGAGTACAAATTTCGAGGCGCCATATCATCTCTCCCAAATTTCTCATCCAATTTTGAAGGCTTCTGGCTATGGAAGTATTGTGTTTGTGTCGTCCATTGCAGGAGTTACTGCTTTACCAAGAATTTCAATCTATGCAGCAACGAAAG GGGCAATCAACCAAATAACGAAGAACTTGGCGTGTGAATGGGCAAAGGATAATATACGTATCAACACGGTGGCGCCATGGGGGGTTAGGACAACAATTTCCACACCGGATGCGGCGGCTGTGGAGGAGTATGGGCGGTTGATTGGGCGGACACCAGCGGGGCGACTTGGTGAGCCGGAGGAGATATCGTCGGTGGTGGCATTTTTGTGTCTTCCTGCGGCTTCCTATGTCAGTGGGCAGATCATTTGTGTGGACGGTGGCTACACTGCCGGTGGGTGGTAA
- the LOC105435125 gene encoding uncharacterized protein LOC105435125 has translation MNVHRRDRAMLNQSSNNNNDPNFTTTTNSLSLFQSPSSSSSSHHNLSTLPNPNPSSAVTASCGGRSDSKALGKDVIGSSCSRVRDKHHVGIGVLDEGLNFGGFGPSQPTTSSLFYHDDDQDDPGVVAGCKRRKTDDETSTIQFYVKSSNLVENHHHQHIQSEVIGLSSTSLHDLDLELRLGGLSKG, from the coding sequence ATGAACGTTCATAGAAGAGATAGGGCCATGTTAAACCAATCCTCAAATAACAACAATGACCCTAATTTCACTACTACTACTAATTCCTTGTCCTTGTTTCAatccccttcttcttcttcttcttctcatcaCAATCTTTCAACTTTACCTAACCCTAATCCTTCGTCCGCAGTAACAGCTTCTTGTGGTGGTCGATCGGATTCAAAGGCTCTGGGGAAAGATGTGATCGGGAGTTCTTGTTCTAGGGTTAGGGACAAACATCATGTGGGAATTGGGGTTTTGGATGAGGGGTTGAATTTTGGTGGTTTTGGTCCATCTCAGCCGACGACGTCGAGTTTGTTTTATCACGATGACGATCAAGATGACCCGGGGGTGGTGGCAGGATGCAAGAGGAGAAAAACTGATGATGAAACGTCGACGATACAATTTTATGTGAAGTCGAGTAATTTGGTAgaaaatcatcatcatcaacatatTCAATCAGAGGTAATTGGACTTAGCTCTACCTCCTTACATGATTTGGATCTTGAACTCAGGCTTGGTGGTCTCTCTAAAGGTTga